A window of Castanea sativa cultivar Marrone di Chiusa Pesio chromosome 1, ASM4071231v1 contains these coding sequences:
- the LOC142612634 gene encoding uncharacterized protein LOC142612634: MCRSSDYYHGYQSNGRDRLRIRAFFVRFSGLDTRKPIPESLTLLYLPRINDNVLEVEGSTIRPDSPAFVTLHRVVSAKTRSENEVIFGSRERVRANEAVRFEVYLRDEKVLKGIFRKGEDSEWKLECKCAIESEVRVTEAEIHVAVEGHVAMNEKVEMVVKNSNRRKKKKCARLEEIPEEREEQEEESESDGCCCCCGEEESGLDGGDLEEDCTVEMDVEGVRWAVDMGIWVMCFGLGFLVSKASVKSLRRRKIF, encoded by the coding sequence ATGTGTAGGTCGTCTGATTATTATCACGGGTACCAATCCAACGGTCGAGATCGTTTGCGAATCCGAGCTTTCTTTGTTCGGTTCTCGGGTCTGGATACTCGGAAACCAATACCGGAGTCGCTGACTCTGCTTTACCTTCCTCGTATAAATGATAACGTGCTCGAGGTGGAGGGGTCGACGATCCGACCCGACTCGCCCGCGTTCGTGACGCTCCACCGGGTCGTGAGTGCGAAGACGAGGAGTGAGAACGAGGTTATATTCGGGAGCAGAGAGCGCGTTCGGGCCAACGAAGCGGTGCGTTTTGAAGTTTACTTGAGGGACGAGAAGGTCTTGAAGGGGATTTTCAGAAAAGGCGAGGATAGCGAGTGGAAATTGGAGTGTAAGTGTGCGATAGAGAGTGAGGTTAGAGTTACGGAGGCGGAGATACACGTGGCGGTGGAGGGGCACGTGGCGATGAATGAGAAGGTGGAGATGGTAGTGAAGAATAGTAatagaaggaagaagaagaagtgtgCGAGGTTAGAGGAGATTCCGGAGGAAAGAGAAGAGCAAGAGGAGGAGAGTGAATCGGAcggctgttgttgttgttgtggagAGGAGGAGAGTGGATTGGACGGTGGAGATTTGGAGGAAGATTGTACGGTTGAGATGGATGTGGAAGGAGTAAGATGGGCCGTTGATATGGGGATTTGGGTGATGTGTTTTGGGttggggtttttggtttctaaaGCCTCTGTTAAGAGCTTGAGACgcagaaaaatattttga